The Thermus caldifontis genome includes a region encoding these proteins:
- the pheS gene encoding phenylalanine--tRNA ligase subunit alpha: MRELEQEALAAIREAQDLEALKALKARYLGKKGLLTQEMKALSRLPLEERRAKGQALNALKEAIEKALEEREKALVEEELRRALEGERQDVSLPGVEVFAGGLHPITLMERELVEIFRSLGYQAVEGPEVEGEFFNFDALNIPEHHPARDMWDTFWLEGEEHGLPGPLGEEVRGRLLLRTHTSPMQVRYMVAHTPPFRIVVPGRVFRFEQTDATHEAVFHQLEGLVVGEGITMAHLKGAIYELAQALYGPESRVRFQPIYFPFVEPGAQFAIWWPEGGKWLELGGAGMVHPKVFQAVDEYRKSLGLPPAYQGVTGFAFGLGIERLAMLRYGVPDIRYFFGGRLKFLEQFRGIL; encoded by the coding sequence ATGCGGGAGCTCGAGCAAGAAGCCCTAGCCGCCATCCGAGAAGCCCAGGACCTCGAGGCCCTAAAAGCCCTGAAGGCCCGCTACCTAGGCAAAAAAGGCCTTCTCACCCAGGAGATGAAGGCCCTCTCCCGCCTTCCCCTGGAGGAAAGGAGGGCCAAGGGCCAGGCCTTGAACGCCCTCAAGGAGGCCATTGAGAAGGCCTTGGAGGAGCGGGAAAAGGCCTTGGTAGAAGAGGAGCTGAGAAGGGCCCTGGAAGGGGAACGCCAAGATGTCTCCTTGCCTGGGGTGGAGGTTTTCGCCGGGGGACTCCACCCCATCACCCTCATGGAGCGGGAGCTGGTGGAGATCTTCCGCTCCCTGGGCTACCAGGCGGTGGAAGGCCCCGAGGTGGAGGGCGAGTTCTTCAACTTTGACGCCCTGAACATCCCCGAACACCACCCGGCGCGGGACATGTGGGACACCTTCTGGCTGGAAGGGGAAGAGCACGGCCTTCCCGGACCCTTGGGGGAGGAGGTGCGGGGAAGGCTCCTCTTGCGCACCCACACCTCGCCCATGCAGGTGCGCTACATGGTGGCCCATACCCCCCCTTTTCGCATCGTGGTGCCGGGGCGGGTCTTCCGCTTTGAGCAGACGGACGCCACCCACGAGGCGGTCTTCCACCAGCTGGAGGGTTTGGTGGTGGGGGAAGGGATCACCATGGCCCACCTGAAGGGGGCCATCTACGAGCTGGCCCAGGCCCTTTATGGCCCTGAATCCCGGGTGCGCTTCCAGCCCATCTACTTCCCCTTCGTGGAACCCGGGGCCCAGTTCGCCATCTGGTGGCCTGAGGGAGGGAAGTGGCTGGAGCTGGGGGGGGCGGGGATGGTCCACCCCAAGGTTTTCCAAGCGGTGGACGAGTACCGAAAATCCCTGGGCCTTCCCCCCGCCTACCAGGGGGTCACGGGCTTCGCCTTTGGGCTGGGAATAGAGCGCCTGGCCATGCTCCGCTACGGCGTTCCCGACATCCGCTACTTCTTCGGGGGAAGGCTTAAGTTCTTGGAGCAGTTCCGGGGGATTTTATGA
- a CDS encoding DUF5639 domain-containing protein, producing the protein MELHAADQYLVAPAEAGLLAVYGRLAGSGLYPPFPPVELPGGVGGLVERGGFGQTFFFPGEVLGLTFKTPKGRVVRAGGVVVKNVQGYDLVRPFVGSFGLLGEALEVVFRLRPGQASAFWKRPFTGEFPELTPTPRFLFALLEGGSWWLYAFHFGHEKEVARFQQAFGGEEAQPLDLRPLFPQGMGVGEGPLKDLRFSWADGGRAPEPPEAFRRLAQAL; encoded by the coding sequence ATGGAGCTCCACGCCGCCGACCAGTACCTGGTGGCCCCTGCGGAGGCCGGGCTTCTTGCGGTTTACGGAAGGCTTGCCGGGAGCGGGCTTTACCCTCCCTTTCCCCCGGTGGAGCTCCCCGGGGGGGTGGGGGGGCTTGTGGAACGGGGGGGGTTTGGCCAGACCTTTTTCTTTCCGGGGGAGGTATTGGGCCTTACCTTCAAGACCCCCAAGGGCCGGGTGGTGCGGGCCGGGGGGGTGGTGGTGAAGAACGTGCAGGGCTATGACCTGGTGCGGCCTTTTGTGGGAAGCTTTGGGCTTTTGGGCGAGGCCCTCGAGGTGGTCTTCCGCCTGCGGCCGGGGCAGGCCTCGGCCTTTTGGAAAAGGCCCTTCACCGGGGAGTTTCCCGAGCTTACCCCCACCCCCCGCTTCCTCTTTGCCCTCCTGGAGGGGGGTAGTTGGTGGCTTTACGCCTTTCACTTCGGCCACGAAAAGGAGGTGGCCCGCTTCCAACAGGCCTTCGGCGGGGAGGAAGCCCAGCCCTTGGACCTGCGTCCCCTCTTCCCCCAAGGGATGGGGGTAGGAGAGGGTCCTCTAAAGGACCTCCGCTTTTCCTGGGCGGATGGGGGCAGGGCCCCAGAGCCTCCAGAGGCCTTCCGGAGGCTCGCCCAGGCGCTTTAG